In Leptolyngbya sp. SIO1E4, one DNA window encodes the following:
- a CDS encoding phospholipid carrier-dependent glycosyltransferase, producing the protein MAKQPSSWMQDLGRIVVMWGLATAIAALWLILDKGVPAWDQAEHLSHSMNHWWTLTHSNWLSADGWRHLWMLSPKYPPVFYFVSALAHLFLGPGSDQAMAANSFFAFLLLLATYGLGRHLFSAQTGLLAAGICLLIPRLIQIGLDYQLDYAVTALIMVCFWSLTVWRDAAKGWRQWLWMLAFGISFGLALMTKQSTVLFLAVPLVWVTLTTLIHRRWGRFLQLVVGAIATIAVMIPWLSVNWVFQFSILENTNVRSAQAEGDPMLNTVAAWIYYWQDLPVAVSWLLLLVPLVGIALWYVGLLPGRRASQSLDGSPSGRSWLLTYFLAAYLLWSAIVNKDPRYIAPYLPALAIFLAWGLVCWGRRWPAVTRVTVGLAMLVSFFNLFPLGLAPAEWLATTLAPHGQLYPDRGQPYPHSEMIDHVAQASPYQLSTIGGLHSTAIVNQHNVSYYGKLQDYQVYGRQVGSRPSLIEKDLRSLSWFYAQGNLSEPWPLTEDNSHAEMVRQLAQRPDFALERTWDLPENKRLYLYRRQQFPVTITALPDSACAAEPLPRLNRVETPTQISPGQVMPITYEWIGQWNSLQAGFTLLTWQPTANPPTNPRTWIHDHGIGLGSLRPHPIQANQTTLSAADINPDSCFQVTERTATLPPEDAVPGAYRLTGSYFTPADDTPSPLTIPDVLVTVTPQAQPVPTAELDWVTQLREASRFLPQGPDSLDEVFDPIGRINVYDPIQNYTVQAEETLQRRWQTEPETIAYGYGLVLAQVLQLKVDTAIASLEQLVTQDADNPYAHAYLGFVNLYAFRPRAAQAALAPALELAPESPEIQGLSALAALFQGNIWGAWQKGRTAISLATASNAFNEVSTAP; encoded by the coding sequence ATGGCAAAACAGCCGTCTTCCTGGATGCAAGATTTGGGGCGAATTGTCGTGATGTGGGGGCTAGCAACGGCAATCGCGGCCCTATGGCTCATTCTGGACAAGGGAGTTCCCGCTTGGGATCAAGCGGAGCATCTGTCCCATTCCATGAACCATTGGTGGACACTGACCCACAGTAATTGGCTCTCCGCTGATGGGTGGCGACACCTTTGGATGCTGTCTCCCAAATACCCCCCTGTTTTCTACTTTGTGTCTGCTTTAGCGCATCTTTTCCTGGGGCCAGGGAGTGATCAGGCCATGGCTGCCAATAGTTTCTTTGCGTTCCTGCTGCTGCTCGCGACCTATGGGCTAGGGCGCCATCTCTTTAGTGCTCAAACGGGCCTGCTGGCCGCCGGGATTTGTCTGCTCATACCCCGGCTCATCCAGATTGGGCTAGATTATCAACTCGATTATGCAGTCACGGCACTGATCATGGTCTGCTTTTGGAGCCTCACGGTCTGGCGTGATGCCGCCAAAGGATGGCGGCAATGGCTTTGGATGCTGGCTTTTGGAATCAGTTTTGGGCTAGCGCTCATGACCAAACAATCGACCGTGCTATTTTTGGCGGTGCCGCTGGTTTGGGTGACGCTGACAACGCTGATTCATCGGCGGTGGGGGCGCTTCTTGCAACTGGTAGTAGGGGCGATCGCAACCATAGCGGTCATGATCCCCTGGCTGTCAGTGAATTGGGTTTTTCAGTTCAGCATTTTAGAAAACACGAATGTGCGCTCGGCTCAGGCAGAGGGGGATCCGATGCTGAACACCGTGGCCGCCTGGATTTATTACTGGCAAGATTTACCCGTAGCAGTTTCCTGGCTGCTGTTACTCGTACCTCTGGTGGGCATTGCTTTATGGTATGTGGGCCTACTCCCCGGGCGGCGAGCCTCTCAGTCCTTAGATGGCAGCCCGTCCGGTCGCAGCTGGTTGCTGACTTATTTCTTAGCGGCCTATTTGCTGTGGTCGGCGATCGTCAATAAAGATCCCCGTTACATTGCCCCCTACTTGCCTGCCCTAGCGATTTTTTTGGCATGGGGGTTGGTCTGTTGGGGGCGACGCTGGCCTGCGGTAACCCGCGTCACTGTGGGGTTGGCGATGCTGGTCTCCTTTTTCAATCTGTTTCCCTTAGGATTGGCGCCAGCCGAGTGGTTGGCAACAACGCTGGCTCCCCATGGCCAGCTTTATCCTGACCGAGGTCAGCCCTATCCTCACTCAGAAATGATTGACCATGTGGCCCAGGCCAGCCCTTACCAACTCTCGACGATTGGGGGGCTGCACTCAACAGCTATCGTTAATCAGCACAACGTCAGCTACTACGGCAAACTGCAAGATTATCAAGTCTATGGACGGCAGGTCGGCAGCCGCCCCAGCCTGATTGAGAAAGACCTGCGATCGCTGTCTTGGTTTTATGCCCAAGGTAATCTGAGCGAGCCCTGGCCTCTTACAGAAGACAATTCCCATGCTGAAATGGTGCGTCAGCTAGCCCAAAGGCCAGACTTTGCCTTAGAGCGAACCTGGGATCTGCCCGAGAACAAACGCCTGTATCTCTATCGCCGCCAGCAGTTTCCAGTCACCATCACGGCCCTACCAGATAGCGCTTGTGCTGCTGAACCTTTACCGCGCTTAAACCGAGTCGAAACCCCGACTCAAATTTCTCCTGGTCAGGTCATGCCCATCACCTATGAATGGATTGGTCAATGGAATTCGCTGCAGGCGGGATTTACCTTACTGACGTGGCAACCAACAGCCAATCCTCCCACCAATCCCCGCACCTGGATTCACGACCACGGAATTGGTTTAGGGTCGTTGCGGCCCCACCCCATTCAAGCCAACCAAACCACCCTCAGCGCTGCTGATATTAACCCAGACAGTTGCTTCCAAGTGACTGAGCGCACGGCTACCCTGCCTCCAGAAGACGCTGTCCCTGGGGCATATCGGCTCACGGGCAGCTATTTCACCCCTGCCGACGATACCCCTAGCCCTCTGACAATACCCGATGTCTTGGTGACGGTTACGCCTCAAGCTCAGCCTGTCCCTACGGCTGAACTTGACTGGGTCACGCAACTCCGGGAAGCGAGCCGGTTTTTGCCCCAAGGCCCGGACTCCTTAGATGAAGTGTTTGATCCGATCGGGCGCATTAACGTCTATGACCCGATTCAAAACTATACGGTTCAAGCCGAAGAGACACTGCAGCGACGCTGGCAAACCGAGCCCGAAACCATTGCCTATGGCTATGGCTTAGTATTGGCACAAGTCTTGCAGTTGAAAGTTGATACGGCGATCGCCTCGCTCGAACAACTGGTCACACAGGATGCTGATAATCCCTATGCCCATGCCTACCTGGGCTTCGTTAACCTGTATGCCTTTCGTCCTAGAGCTGCGCAAGCGGCGTTAGCTCCGGCCCTTGAGCTGGCTCCTGAGTCTCCTGAAATTCAGGGGCTGAGCGCACTTGCTGCACTGTTCCAAGGGAATATTTGGGGAGCGTGGCAAAAGGGACGCACCGCGATTTCGCTCGCGACCGCATCGAATGCGTTTAACGAAGTCTCAACGGCTCCCTGA
- a CDS encoding glycosyltransferase family 39 protein encodes MQSFVLQRYWPILGVLIGLRLAFWLGVFPNSDEAYYWLWGQHLDWSYFDHPPFHAWVQGGFTAILGRSHFVLRLPTAISTGLLFWLYGVICQRLYGHQSRSAFWLTVLLVLSSPLFFLFLAMAWHDHWLICFGTAAGYCLARFLSHDRLDAYRWLYGAAVLMGLAGLCKYVALFLGVGFLGAIASHKRWRGLFRNGHLYLAIALALLVVTPVFWWNIQHDFYSFQFYLGRSVQAERQTVNWLGPLGFLLLSGLIFGPVHVWAAAQTPWHGQDSRFGVTYQRLAWGVLGVSTICLALLSLRAPVLYYWNILAYPLLFPLMARVFLHRYRPTTLRHPKRLLGATGLGSVVALLLVVHHAVLPLSALMGETGDNDTRMLYGWPEVAAWVKHQGTTVSTSPLLLTTDYRSAAALAYILQDASVLAISGRIDQFDFWYDAEALDGRDGVLLGDRWHPICPTHLAMFNRTDAPETLTIKRLGIVIKDYTLIRGYGFQAQAANADPLAASYPLAFTSDGEICSP; translated from the coding sequence TTGCAGTCTTTTGTTTTGCAACGCTACTGGCCGATTTTGGGTGTTCTGATCGGGCTGAGACTTGCGTTTTGGCTGGGGGTTTTTCCCAATTCAGATGAGGCTTACTACTGGCTATGGGGTCAGCATTTGGATTGGTCGTACTTTGACCATCCCCCATTTCATGCATGGGTGCAGGGGGGCTTTACAGCGATCTTGGGCCGATCGCACTTCGTTCTACGGCTGCCTACAGCGATCAGCACAGGCTTGTTGTTCTGGCTATATGGGGTGATTTGTCAGCGCTTGTACGGGCACCAGTCGCGCTCTGCCTTCTGGCTAACGGTATTGCTGGTGCTGAGTTCACCGCTGTTTTTTCTATTTCTGGCCATGGCGTGGCACGATCACTGGCTCATCTGCTTTGGTACGGCTGCAGGGTATTGCCTAGCGCGGTTTCTCAGTCACGATCGCCTAGATGCGTATCGCTGGCTATATGGGGCCGCTGTGCTGATGGGCCTGGCAGGCTTGTGTAAGTACGTGGCGCTGTTTTTAGGGGTTGGTTTTTTGGGGGCGATCGCGTCCCACAAACGCTGGCGAGGTTTATTTCGGAATGGACATTTATATCTGGCGATCGCGCTGGCTCTGCTAGTGGTCACCCCCGTATTTTGGTGGAATATCCAGCATGACTTTTATTCCTTCCAGTTTTACCTGGGTCGGAGCGTTCAGGCTGAAAGACAAACCGTGAACTGGTTAGGCCCCCTGGGGTTCTTGTTGCTCAGCGGTCTGATTTTTGGCCCGGTTCATGTTTGGGCAGCTGCACAAACTCCCTGGCATGGACAAGATAGCCGCTTTGGGGTCACCTATCAGCGCTTAGCATGGGGGGTTTTGGGGGTTTCTACAATCTGCCTAGCGTTGCTGTCTTTGCGGGCTCCAGTCCTCTACTACTGGAATATTTTGGCCTACCCTCTCTTGTTCCCTCTCATGGCTAGGGTGTTTCTCCATCGCTATCGTCCAACCACCCTGAGACACCCTAAGCGACTGCTGGGTGCGACTGGATTGGGGAGTGTGGTGGCTTTACTGCTGGTGGTGCACCATGCAGTGCTGCCTTTATCGGCCTTAATGGGGGAAACCGGTGATAATGACACCCGCATGCTCTACGGTTGGCCAGAGGTAGCCGCATGGGTCAAACACCAGGGAACAACTGTATCCACCTCGCCTCTATTGTTGACAACGGATTATCGCTCTGCAGCGGCCTTGGCCTATATTCTTCAGGATGCTTCGGTGCTGGCGATTTCAGGCCGCATCGATCAGTTTGACTTTTGGTACGACGCTGAGGCGTTGGATGGGCGGGATGGTGTGCTGTTGGGCGATCGCTGGCACCCGATTTGCCCAACGCATCTCGCCATGTTTAACCGCACGGATGCCCCTGAAACCCTGACGATAAAGCGATTGGGGATAGTTATCAAAGACTACACCCTGATTCGAGGCTATGGC